The following proteins come from a genomic window of Bacteroidota bacterium:
- a CDS encoding sigma-54 dependent transcriptional regulator, producing the protein MTTTPRILIIDDEMVVRDSLSKWFREDGYEIGTAENAAAALNQFQRGRWDVILLDIKMPGMDGMELQQRIMEADPAATIIFITAHASVDTAVQALKQGAFDYVTKPVDPDHLSHLVQNALKQRALSGENVQLKERMSEFFKVEEMIGESPQMKKVYELIETVAPTDATVMIRGESGTGKELIARAIHSNSQRRYFPIVTVNCGALPEGILESELFGHERGAFTGAQYQRKGKLELADGGTLFLDEVGNISMKTQMDLLRVIESKQFTRVGGNAVITVDFRVICATNKDLEKAVSDGVFREDLYYRLNVFTILVPPLHERKSDIPILANHFVTSYSHSMGKPITAISSEAMELLIRHDWPGNVRELENAIERAMVVGKPPCIRPEDLPFQLSMKKKMTGSGTLSAVERDYITSILEENRWNISRSAEILGIDRATLYNKIAKYELQKPA; encoded by the coding sequence ATGACTACCACTCCAAGAATCCTCATCATCGACGACGAAATGGTCGTACGCGATTCCCTTTCGAAATGGTTCCGCGAAGACGGATATGAAATCGGAACCGCCGAGAACGCCGCCGCGGCGCTGAATCAATTCCAACGGGGCCGCTGGGACGTTATTCTTCTCGATATCAAGATGCCGGGGATGGACGGCATGGAGCTCCAGCAGCGTATCATGGAGGCCGATCCGGCGGCGACGATCATATTTATCACGGCGCACGCCTCGGTCGATACCGCGGTCCAGGCCCTCAAGCAGGGCGCCTTCGATTACGTCACGAAGCCGGTCGATCCGGACCACCTCTCCCATCTCGTGCAGAACGCCTTGAAGCAACGGGCGTTGAGCGGCGAAAACGTGCAGCTTAAGGAACGCATGTCGGAGTTCTTCAAGGTCGAGGAGATGATCGGCGAGTCGCCGCAGATGAAGAAGGTGTATGAGCTCATCGAGACGGTGGCTCCCACCGACGCCACAGTGATGATCCGGGGCGAGAGCGGAACCGGCAAGGAGCTCATCGCCCGGGCGATCCACAGCAACAGCCAGCGGCGCTACTTCCCGATCGTCACCGTCAACTGCGGAGCGCTCCCCGAAGGGATTCTCGAAAGCGAGCTCTTCGGGCACGAGCGCGGCGCATTCACCGGCGCCCAGTACCAGAGGAAGGGAAAGCTGGAGCTTGCCGACGGGGGGACATTGTTCCTCGACGAGGTCGGCAACATCTCGATGAAAACTCAGATGGACCTCCTGAGAGTGATCGAATCGAAGCAGTTTACCCGCGTGGGAGGAAACGCGGTGATCACGGTCGATTTCCGGGTCATCTGCGCGACGAACAAGGACCTCGAGAAGGCGGTCTCCGACGGGGTGTTCCGCGAGGATCTCTATTACCGGCTGAACGTCTTCACGATCCTTGTTCCCCCGCTCCACGAGCGCAAGTCGGATATTCCGATTCTTGCCAATCACTTCGTGACCTCCTACTCCCATTCGATGGGGAAACCGATCACCGCGATCAGTTCCGAAGCGATGGAGCTCCTGATCCGGCATGACTGGCCGGGGAATGTCAGGGAGCTCGAGAATGCGATCGAGCGGGCGATGGTGGTCGGAAAACCGCCCTGCATCCGCCCCGAAGATCTTCCGTTCCAGCTTTCGATGAAGAAGAAAATGACGGGTTCGGGGACGCTCTCGGCGGTGGAACGGGACTACATCACGTCGATCCTCGAGGAGAACCGGTGGAATATCTCGCGCTCGGCGGAGATCCTCGGCATCGACAGGGCGACGCTCTATAATAAGATTGCGAAGTATGAGCTGCAGAAACCGGCGTGA
- a CDS encoding archaemetzincin family Zn-dependent metalloprotease yields the protein MINVIKGIHILNASRLEDREIEPAARAVEEAFGARAVLERTSLDLDHAFDAPRGQYRSAVLLAQLLAAAPEQDVKWIAIVDVDLFIPVLTFVFGEAQLGGRAAIVSVHRLSNEFYGMPADHPRLLDRLGKEIIHELGHTAGLIHCRQFECVMRSSTYVGEIDLKAGRLCRGCRDHLADLQRAGAVRTVLS from the coding sequence GTGATCAACGTGATCAAGGGGATTCACATTCTCAACGCTTCGCGCCTTGAGGACAGGGAGATCGAACCCGCCGCCAGGGCGGTTGAGGAGGCGTTCGGCGCGCGGGCCGTCCTCGAGCGGACGTCGCTCGATCTCGATCACGCGTTCGACGCCCCGAGGGGGCAGTACCGCTCGGCGGTCCTGCTCGCCCAGCTCCTGGCCGCCGCACCCGAGCAGGATGTGAAGTGGATTGCGATCGTCGACGTCGACCTCTTCATTCCGGTGCTCACATTCGTTTTCGGCGAGGCGCAGCTCGGGGGCCGGGCGGCGATCGTCTCCGTGCACCGGCTCTCGAACGAGTTCTACGGGATGCCGGCCGATCATCCGCGCCTCCTCGACCGCCTCGGGAAGGAGATCATCCATGAGCTCGGGCACACCGCCGGATTGATCCATTGCCGGCAATTCGAGTGCGTGATGCGCTCGTCCACTTACGTCGGGGAGATCGATCTCAAGGCCGGCCGCCTCTGCCGGGGGTGCAGGGAT